One window of Thermocoleostomius sinensis A174 genomic DNA carries:
- the gmk gene encoding guanylate kinase has protein sequence MAIGKLIVLTGPSGVGKGTLLRSLLQRHPELYFSVSVTTRPPRPSETNGQHYYFVSRAEFDRMVLNNELLEWAEFAGNCYGTPRRPVEENIRQGRWVVLEIELEGARQIRQNFPEAFQIFILPPSLLELEYRLRSRGHDSEESIARRLERAKSEIPAAHEFDIQVVNDDIEKALERIEEALFTPVGV, from the coding sequence ATGGCAATAGGTAAACTGATTGTATTAACTGGACCAAGCGGCGTGGGCAAAGGAACACTGCTGCGATCGCTGTTACAACGGCATCCAGAACTCTATTTTTCCGTATCTGTGACGACGCGCCCGCCTCGACCGAGTGAAACTAACGGACAACACTACTATTTCGTTAGTCGTGCGGAATTTGACCGGATGGTACTCAATAACGAGTTACTAGAATGGGCAGAGTTTGCCGGAAATTGCTATGGGACACCTCGCCGTCCTGTAGAGGAAAATATTCGCCAAGGGCGCTGGGTGGTACTGGAAATTGAACTGGAAGGCGCAAGACAAATTCGCCAAAACTTTCCAGAAGCCTTTCAAATTTTCATTTTGCCACCTTCTCTGCTGGAACTGGAATATCGCCTGCGCAGTCGCGGACATGATTCTGAAGAGTCGATCGCCCGTCGTTTAGAACGCGCGAAATCTGAAATTCCGGCGGCCCATGAGTTTGATATTCAAGTGGTCAATGATGATATTGAAAAAGCACTCGAACGCATCGAAGAAGCCCTATTTACACCCGTGGGTGTTTAG
- the remA gene encoding extracellular matrix/biofilm regulator RemA: MDIKLVNIGFGNIVSANRVIAIVSPESAPIKRIISDARDRGQLIDATYGRRTRAVIITDSGHVVLSAIQPETVANRFVIHKGDHGDS, from the coding sequence ATGGACATTAAGCTGGTGAATATCGGCTTTGGCAACATCGTTTCTGCCAACCGAGTCATTGCCATCGTTAGCCCGGAATCCGCACCGATTAAGCGAATTATTAGCGATGCTCGCGATCGCGGTCAGCTAATCGATGCCACCTATGGGCGCAGAACAAGAGCGGTCATTATTACAGATTCAGGACATGTTGTGCTGTCAGCAATTCAGCCTGAAACGGTAGCAAATCGCTTTGTGATTCATAAAGGAGACCACGGAGATAGTTAG
- a CDS encoding Rqc2 family fibronectin-binding protein → MQPVDFTTFTATCAELQADWLPARLEQVYRCDRYTVALALRTLKQRGWLTLSWHPNAARLCIGEAPPRTPDTFTFSQQLRHQMSGLALVAIETIAPWERVADLQFAQRPGDPILWHLYVEIMGKYSNVILTNSSNLIVTAAHQVNSQQSSVRTIQTSQLYEVPPALTDPIPSLEEPKQRWQERVSLVPGPLLRNLLKNYRGLSSALLRSMLQAAELTPEQSTETLQESDWQRLFDRWQQWLQALEQKQFQPGWLAEGGYTVMGWGATNPEKSVQVLLHRYYTDQLNQQEFGQLRHQLSQKLSSLLKKLHSKAQDFRTRLTQSEDADRYREQADLLMAYLRAWQPGMTQMVLPDFTTNEPVIIALNPEKNAVQNAQALYKRHQKLKRSRAALEPLLAEVQTEIDYLEQVEVAIEQLNEYKQPDDLTSLMEIRDELIHQGYINDPDQRYRHAASSQTTNFLRYQTPSGFDVLIGRNNRQNDQLTFRVAGDYDLWFHTQEIPGSHVLLRLDAGAIPDETDLQFTADLAAYYSRARQSEQVPVIYTEPKQVFKPKGAKPGIAIYKHERVIWGQPQRITGGE, encoded by the coding sequence GTGCAACCTGTAGACTTCACCACTTTCACTGCCACCTGCGCAGAACTACAAGCAGATTGGCTGCCCGCCCGCCTAGAGCAGGTCTATCGATGCGATCGGTATACGGTTGCCTTGGCTTTGCGCACCTTGAAGCAGCGCGGTTGGTTAACATTGTCTTGGCATCCTAATGCTGCTCGGCTATGTATAGGAGAGGCTCCACCCCGAACGCCCGACACCTTTACCTTCAGTCAGCAGTTGCGGCATCAGATGAGCGGGTTGGCCTTAGTAGCGATCGAAACAATTGCCCCCTGGGAGCGCGTAGCCGATTTGCAGTTTGCCCAACGTCCTGGTGATCCTATTCTCTGGCATTTGTATGTCGAGATTATGGGCAAATACAGTAATGTGATCCTCACCAATTCGTCCAACCTAATTGTGACAGCCGCGCATCAAGTCAACAGTCAGCAATCGAGTGTTCGCACGATTCAAACCTCACAACTTTACGAAGTGCCACCCGCTTTGACCGACCCCATACCCAGTCTGGAGGAACCGAAACAGCGCTGGCAGGAACGGGTAAGCTTGGTTCCCGGGCCATTGTTACGCAATTTGCTGAAGAACTATCGGGGCTTGAGTTCGGCGTTGCTGCGATCGATGCTTCAGGCAGCCGAGTTAACCCCAGAGCAATCCACTGAGACTTTGCAAGAATCTGATTGGCAACGCCTGTTCGATCGGTGGCAACAGTGGCTACAGGCGCTTGAGCAGAAGCAGTTTCAACCCGGCTGGCTAGCAGAGGGCGGCTATACGGTGATGGGCTGGGGAGCTACCAACCCCGAGAAAAGCGTACAAGTGCTGCTGCATCGCTACTACACTGATCAACTGAATCAACAGGAATTTGGGCAACTGCGCCACCAACTCAGCCAAAAACTGAGCAGTTTGCTGAAGAAGTTGCACAGCAAAGCCCAAGATTTTCGAACGCGCTTGACTCAATCGGAGGATGCCGATCGCTATCGGGAACAAGCCGATTTGTTAATGGCTTACCTGCGAGCATGGCAACCCGGGATGACACAAATGGTGCTACCAGATTTCACCACCAATGAGCCTGTCATCATCGCTTTAAATCCAGAGAAAAATGCCGTGCAAAACGCCCAAGCCCTCTACAAACGCCACCAAAAATTGAAGCGATCGCGGGCTGCCTTGGAACCCTTGCTAGCTGAAGTGCAAACTGAAATTGATTATCTAGAACAGGTAGAGGTGGCGATCGAGCAATTGAACGAATATAAGCAGCCGGATGATTTGACTTCGCTGATGGAAATTCGCGATGAATTAATTCATCAAGGTTACATCAACGATCCCGATCAGCGCTATCGCCATGCAGCATCTTCCCAAACAACTAATTTCTTGCGCTATCAAACTCCAAGTGGCTTCGATGTGTTAATTGGTCGCAACAATCGCCAGAATGATCAACTCACGTTTCGCGTGGCGGGTGACTATGATCTCTGGTTTCATACGCAGGAAATTCCCGGTAGCCATGTGTTGCTGCGGCTTGATGCAGGAGCCATCCCCGATGAAACCGATCTGCAATTTACGGCGGATTTGGCAGCTTACTATAGTCGTGCTCGTCAAAGCGAACAAGTGCCAGTGATTTACACGGAACCGAAGCAGGTGTTTAAGCCCAAGGGGGCAAAGCCAGGCATTGCAATCTATAAACACGAGCGCGTGATTTGGGGACAGCCGCAGCGGATTACGGGTGGGGAGTAG
- a CDS encoding carbohydrate ABC transporter permease, producing the protein MPVYRQRLTPYLFLLPALLILGLTVFYPALQAFYLSFTRYEYDITQPPLWIGLENFRRLLSDRVFWKTLTNTLIYLIGVVPILVIAPLGLAILVNQTLPGIRWFRAAYYTPVVISMVVAGIAWRWLYAETGLFNQLLRALRLTQDGIPWLTSPNFALFSVMAVTIWKGLGYYMVIYLAGLQSIPADLYEAGAIDGSDGWRKHWDITVPLMRPYLFLVAVISAISATKVFEEVYIMTQGGPRNSSKTLVYYIYESAFQDLEISYACTIGLVMFLLILTLSLLRLSLNRQPADLRF; encoded by the coding sequence TTGCCCGTGTATCGCCAACGCCTCACCCCTTATCTGTTCCTACTGCCAGCCCTGCTAATTTTGGGGCTAACTGTTTTTTATCCGGCGCTGCAAGCGTTTTATCTGAGCTTCACTCGCTACGAGTACGATATTACACAACCGCCGTTGTGGATTGGGTTAGAAAATTTTCGACGACTGTTGAGCGATCGGGTGTTCTGGAAAACCCTAACCAATACACTAATTTATTTGATTGGTGTAGTTCCAATTCTAGTGATAGCACCGCTGGGCCTTGCTATTTTGGTGAATCAAACCTTGCCAGGTATTCGCTGGTTCCGTGCCGCCTATTACACACCCGTGGTGATTTCCATGGTGGTGGCAGGGATTGCCTGGCGCTGGTTGTATGCCGAAACCGGATTGTTCAACCAACTGCTGCGGGCCTTGCGCCTAACCCAAGATGGCATTCCTTGGCTGACTAGCCCCAATTTTGCTTTGTTCAGCGTTATGGCTGTCACCATTTGGAAAGGATTAGGATACTACATGGTGATTTATCTAGCGGGGTTACAATCGATTCCCGCCGATTTGTATGAGGCAGGGGCGATCGATGGTTCTGATGGTTGGCGCAAACATTGGGATATTACGGTTCCTTTGATGCGCCCCTACTTGTTTCTGGTAGCTGTAATTTCTGCTATTTCAGCCACCAAAGTCTTCGAGGAAGTCTATATCATGACTCAGGGGGGGCCGCGCAATAGCTCCAAGACGCTGGTCTATTACATCTATGAAAGCGCTTTTCAAGATCTCGAAATCAGCTATGCCTGTACGATCGGGCTAGTGATGTTCTTACTGATTCTGACCCTGTCGCTGCTGCGGCTCTCGTTAAACCGTCAGCCTGCCGATCTGAGGTTCTAG
- the rpsN gene encoding 30S ribosomal protein S14, giving the protein MAKKSMIEREKKREKLVEKYAQKRQDLLEQFAAAETQQEKIEIHRKIQQLPRNSAPTRLRNRCWKTGRPRGYYRDFGLSRHVLREMAHEGLLPGVVKSSW; this is encoded by the coding sequence ATGGCAAAAAAGAGCATGATTGAGCGTGAGAAGAAGCGCGAAAAGCTAGTAGAAAAATACGCTCAGAAACGACAGGATCTACTAGAGCAGTTTGCTGCGGCTGAAACTCAGCAAGAAAAAATTGAAATTCACCGCAAAATTCAGCAGTTGCCCCGCAATAGCGCTCCGACTCGATTGCGCAATCGCTGCTGGAAGACTGGTCGCCCCAGAGGCTATTACCGCGACTTTGGGTTATCTCGTCACGTTCTTCGGGAAATGGCGCACGAGGGGTTGTTGCCCGGTGTAGTGAAATCCAGTTGGTAA